In Pseudomonas sp. GCEP-101, one DNA window encodes the following:
- a CDS encoding cell division protein FtsQ/DivIB produces MNGAQLRHQNPGSGRAPARKPVPRGASRLVAKEPLSARMPKPSFGFLKVLLWPLVLGVLGTGAYYGAQYVLPYADRPIAKVSVEGDLSYISQAAVQQRISPYVSASFFTIDLAGMRQELEQMPWIAHAEVRRVWPDQVVIRLDEQLPIARWGDEALLNNQGQAFAPREVANYEHLPRLSGPQRAQQQVMQQYQILSQMLRPLGFTIASLDMSSRGAWTLGTAQGVEIMLGRDHAVEQIRRFVTIYDKALKDQISKIARIDMRYPNGLAVGWRDPVPETTVAQTTAVQ; encoded by the coding sequence ATGAACGGCGCGCAGCTTCGTCACCAGAATCCCGGATCCGGCCGTGCACCCGCACGCAAGCCGGTGCCGCGCGGCGCCAGCCGTCTGGTGGCCAAGGAGCCGCTCAGCGCCCGTATGCCCAAGCCCAGCTTCGGCTTCCTCAAGGTGCTGCTGTGGCCGCTGGTGCTGGGCGTGCTCGGTACAGGCGCGTACTACGGCGCGCAGTACGTGCTGCCCTACGCGGACCGGCCGATCGCCAAGGTCAGCGTGGAGGGCGACCTCAGCTACATCAGCCAGGCGGCGGTGCAGCAGCGGATCAGCCCCTACGTCTCGGCCAGCTTCTTCACCATCGACCTGGCCGGCATGCGCCAGGAGCTGGAGCAGATGCCCTGGATCGCCCATGCCGAGGTACGCCGCGTATGGCCCGACCAGGTGGTGATCCGCCTGGACGAGCAACTGCCCATCGCCCGTTGGGGGGATGAGGCGCTGTTGAATAACCAGGGGCAGGCTTTCGCCCCGCGCGAAGTCGCCAACTACGAGCACCTGCCGCGCCTTTCCGGCCCGCAACGCGCTCAGCAACAAGTGATGCAGCAGTACCAGATTCTCAGCCAGATGCTTCGCCCGCTGGGCTTCACCATCGCCAGCCTGGACATGAGTTCGCGCGGCGCCTGGACCCTGGGCACCGCACAAGGCGTGGAGATCATGCTGGGCCGCGACCACGCGGTAGAACAGATTCGCCGGTTCGTGACCATCTACGACAAGGCGCTGAAAGACCAGATTTCGAAAATTGCCCGCATCGACATGCGTTACCCCAACGGCCTGGCCGTGGGTTGGCGCGATCCGGTGCCGGAAACGACGGTGGCACAGACCACCGCCGTGCAGTGA